From the Anopheles merus strain MAF chromosome 2L, AmerM5.1, whole genome shotgun sequence genome, the window TCGTGTGATGGCGTACATTAATAGGAAACGTCGGCAAAAGAGCCTAAATTTGTATGAAACATGGACATTTGCGATGGTTTTTCTCTTCATGAAATCCGGATATttcgtgttttgacgtttgagtgtttttttttaactgagaATTACTCCAGTTAGCGAGCCTCCAGTTAAAAATCACCTATTCTACTCACCTATTCTACTTACTATTAGTAGCAATATTGGGGCTACTGCCTACAATCttcttaaaatatattttatcaaaCGTTGTGATTTCAACAGCATGTTTAAATACAGAAATACACAGCACTTTGTTGCACCTGTGAAAAGATTACAAACAAATATTCGTATAATCCAGCAACGAGCGGATGGCAAAAACATCTCGAAAAGGATTCACAAAAAAGTTGATTTGACAGAAATTTTCGAGCAGTAAGTGTGCCGTGGAAACAAGGCTAATGTGTgatcaaaacaaacccaacTAATTCGATGGCGAGGTAAACAACAAATTTacgtttgttttaattatttgcttAACGCGGTTTATCATTTTGATACTTTTAGGTGAATAAGTTGTATAATCATAACAATGAATTGTAGGGTAGAGTAAGGTTTTATGCAAGAGCGAGCGATAATAATTACCAAAAACTTTTCCAGCCTAACTACGTGAATTCCCAACaaggacaaacaaaaacaacattttggtCCTCTGATTGCAGTTGGTACACTAGATGAGTGGTACTAGTAGCGTTCCGGTTGGTGGACTTGTCCCGCCACCCCTTGTGCCTTTGCCTAATTGTCACGCACGAGCGAAACAGGTACAGGCACGCCTGTTCAACGAGATCCCCATTCCCACGAGCTACATAGCTAACTGCCGGCTCTGCTTGGGTACCCAATTTGGAAACAGATGTACAACCATTATTGACGAGCCGTTAATCACCATGATGAAGCAGGTGTTTCCCATCGTGGTAAGTAGGATGATGCTTTTGTCACGGTTTGATTGGTGCAAtaatcattttcattttagaTAGCGAACCAGATAGGGCTACCGATGAATGTGTGCACCGAATGCGTAAAGACGGTGGAGACATTTTACATGTTCAGCAGTCAGGTGTTGGCCAATCAGAACAAGTTGTTGGCAACCTTGCCGGATGTAATACGTCCGGTACAAAATAATGATGGTGTGGAATGTAGAGAAAATCCGGTCTCGACACAAGAACCACAAGAGAACGTTCTCCGTGAGGAACCGGAGGCTCCGATTGATACGGATTTGttgataaaaatagaaaaagacGATGAACAAGAAGGTTCCGACCCACTAGCAACTACTGAAGATATTGTATTCGATGTCATCGACGAAATTCCCGATTTAAAGCTAGAAGAAGAGGCAATTGATCTATTCGAGCTAAACTCTAATGCTGGGATGGACCCACTATTGAAGGAAACAACAAACCCACTCGAGATAAATCCTGATGCTGGGATCAACTTACAACTGGAGGTTAAGGAAGAAATGTTAACAGATCCGTCACCTGATAGTGTCGCAGATAGCGAAACACTGGCGCAAGATTCACTTGTCAAGGTAAAACCGAAGAAACAATCTAAACGGAATGTACCTCCAGGATCCAGAGTGTTCAATCGTCCACTTAATTTTTGTCCAGTGCATAGTATCTGGTTTGAACTCAATCAAATAAGCAGCGAACCAGAGCTAATAGAACTGAACCGACGATTAAAAGATCATGTATTTATGCAGCAGCTGATAAACTGTTTGCAACATACAACGGAAGAATCAATTTCGGTTCACTTGATGAATAAATCGTTCGACATTCTGTTTGACGTAGATTTCCTTGCATCCTGTGGCTGGCGCAATGTGGAGGGAAAAATACCTCTGCAACACCATTCCAAAATTCATGAGCTGTTCAATAGGTTGGGTGTACCCGAAGGACAAAAAATGGCAGCGTATAAAATTCAGAGATACTTTGTCGTGAAAATACAACTTGCAAGACGACGAGCTCAAGAATCATTAGATGAATTGTCATCAGAGGACCAAGCGCAGGCGATCCTATGCAATTTGGTACCTACaagtggaaaagaaaacgcCCTACAAGCTCAAGATTTTACTTCCACACACCGATTGAAAAAACGACGTAAAATGTATCCATCGGTCCAAGAAGTTCTTATTCATCCTAAGCGTAACTGTTGTTCGCTGAAACTCAAGCAAATTAGAAGCCTTCCAGTGCTCATCGAGTTTAATCGTCGACTAGAAGATGAAGAGTTCATGAAGCAAGTCATAAAGTATTTGCAGTACGAGGCGAAAGAACCAAGGCCGGATCTCCTCATGAATAAATCGTTGGACATGCTGGTAGATAGGCATTTCTTAGCAACCTGCCTCTGGCGTGGAGATGCTCAAAACTCCTTGAAACAACATTCAAAGATTTTGGAGCTGTTTAGTAGATTAGGTGCTTCGGAAGGAACGAAACTGCCAGGATTTAAAGTTGGTGCTTATTTCCAACTTCGACTTAGCTATGTAAAGCGAAGAGAAAAGTTTTACAATACATCGAGCGGAACAACGGATGAAGCAAATTCTAACAGTGATACAGAACTGCAAGAAGAGGACATTTTGCGCGATAGCATAGGTGATACACCGTGTACAAGTGTAGAAGAAAGTGTAGAACAAGCTCAAGAGACAAATTTCAAAGATCAACTGAAGAAACGTAATCTCAAAGGACCGATGCGCTTTGTTCGATTCAATTCGGGTGCAACTTGCTGCAAGCTCGATATCAAACAAATTACCAGCGAACCAGAGATGGCAGAGCTTAATCGTCGACTGGGAGACGAAGAATACATGAAGCAGATCGTCAGTTACATACAGTTTGAAACTGGAGAATCAAGGCCAGATCCGCTGATGAAAAAAACGCTTGACATTCTGTTTGATAGACGTTTCTTTGTCGGCGTAAGTTGGTCcggaaaatgtaataaaatagcTTTAGAACATTATTTAAACATCCTCGAATTGTTTAAAAGGTTAGGTGCGTCAAATGGTGTGAACGCATCATCAGAACAAATAGAAAGGTTTTTTAATACTAAATTTAGACACGCAAAGCGACGAGCGACTTCAAAGACAGTCAACAGTGCGTCGGCTGCGGAAGCCATGCAACAGGAAACAGGA encodes:
- the LOC121594922 gene encoding uncharacterized protein LOC121594922, coding for MSGTSSVPVGGLVPPPLVPLPNCHARAKQVQARLFNEIPIPTSYIANCRLCLGTQFGNRCTTIIDEPLITMMKQVFPIVIANQIGLPMNVCTECVKTVETFYMFSSQVLANQNKLLATLPDVIRPVQNNDGVECRENPVSTQEPQENVLREEPEAPIDTDLLIKIEKDDEQEGSDPLATTEDIVFDVIDEIPDLKLEEEAIDLFELNSNAGMDPLLKETTNPLEINPDAGINLQLEVKEEMLTDPSPDSVADSETLAQDSLVKVKPKKQSKRNVPPGSRVFNRPLNFCPVHSIWFELNQISSEPELIELNRRLKDHVFMQQLINCLQHTTEESISVHLMNKSFDILFDVDFLASCGWRNVEGKIPLQHHSKIHELFNRLGVPEGQKMAAYKIQRYFVVKIQLARRRAQESLDELSSEDQAQAILCNLVPTSGKENALQAQDFTSTHRLKKRRKMYPSVQEVLIHPKRNCCSLKLKQIRSLPVLIEFNRRLEDEEFMKQVIKYLQYEAKEPRPDLLMNKSLDMLVDRHFLATCLWRGDAQNSLKQHSKILELFSRLGASEGTKLPGFKVGAYFQLRLSYVKRREKFYNTSSGTTDEANSNSDTELQEEDILRDSIGDTPCTSVEESVEQAQETNFKDQLKKRNLKGPMRFVRFNSGATCCKLDIKQITSEPEMAELNRRLGDEEYMKQIVSYIQFETGESRPDPLMKKTLDILFDRRFFVGVSWSGKCNKIALEHYLNILELFKRLGASNGVNASSEQIERFFNTKFRHAKRRATSKTVNSASAAEAMQQETGNRSD